In Thermocrinis minervae, a single genomic region encodes these proteins:
- the ppsA gene encoding pyruvate, water dikinase produces the protein MKRFLVWLDEVGIEDVALVGGKNASLGEMIRNLKPLGINIPYGFVVTSEAYYEFLRYNNLEDAIRKELEGLNVKDVEDLAKRGYRVRELIKGGEFPPEIEEMIKEYYHKLSEMYGSFAVDVAVRSSATAEDLPHASFAGQQETYLNVVGAENVLTAIKNGFASLFTDRAISYRESFGFDHFKVGIAMGIQKMVRSDMGASGVMFTLDTESGFRDVVVINAAYGLGELVVQGVVTPDEFVVFKPTLQAGYSAIIEKKLGRKDRKMVYGTGGERTKVVNVPLAEQKQFALSDDEILKLARWAILIEEHYSKKNGRWTPMDIEWAKDGILNELFIVQARPETVHSRREESKLKVYKFKQPLEERENKRLVYGIAVGDKIATGRVRVIYDIKDAGQFQEGEILVTDITDPDWEPIMKKASAIVTNRGGRTAHAAIVARELGIPAIVGTHKATEILKTGMEVTVSCAEGEIGYVYEGYIPFEVEEIDLKDLKKPKTKIMMNVGNPESAFRYSSLPNDGVGLAREEFIIANYIKIHPLTLIYFEEIKELYKELSLRGILDERGNCPMSAVYTYAPERLKKVLAKGKDKKMINLRRIVEDTENLTIGYDDKSQYFVKKLSYGIAKISAAFYPNPVIVRFSDFKSNEYKGLIGGELFEPEEENPMLGWRGASRYYSEVYKPAFGLECQAILRVRNKMGLTNTKVMVPFCRTPEEGRRVLEVMEEFGLRRGDNGLEVYVMAELPSNVVLADEFAEIFDGFSIGSNDLTQLTLGLDRDSGLVAHLYDERNEAVKRLISSLIKVAKEKGKKVGICGQGPSDFPDFAAFLVKEGIDSISLNPDSVLKTLLVVLGVEKEMEEVRSESANA, from the coding sequence ATGAAAAGGTTTTTAGTATGGTTAGATGAAGTAGGTATTGAAGATGTAGCCCTTGTAGGAGGTAAGAATGCCTCCTTAGGCGAGATGATAAGGAATCTAAAGCCTCTTGGGATAAACATACCATACGGCTTTGTAGTGACGTCAGAAGCTTACTACGAGTTTCTAAGATACAACAACCTTGAAGATGCTATAAGAAAAGAATTGGAAGGTTTAAACGTAAAGGATGTAGAAGATTTAGCCAAAAGGGGTTATCGGGTAAGGGAGCTCATAAAAGGTGGTGAATTTCCTCCCGAAATAGAAGAAATGATTAAAGAGTACTATCACAAGCTTTCTGAGATGTATGGCTCATTTGCAGTGGATGTAGCTGTGCGTTCTTCAGCAACAGCGGAGGATCTCCCACATGCTTCCTTTGCTGGTCAGCAGGAAACATACCTAAACGTAGTAGGAGCAGAAAACGTCCTCACAGCCATAAAGAATGGTTTTGCCTCCCTTTTCACAGACAGGGCCATATCCTACAGGGAATCTTTTGGGTTCGACCACTTTAAAGTAGGCATAGCTATGGGCATACAGAAGATGGTTAGGTCTGACATGGGAGCCTCCGGCGTCATGTTTACCCTGGACACGGAATCTGGCTTTAGGGATGTGGTGGTCATAAACGCGGCTTACGGACTGGGAGAGCTTGTAGTACAAGGTGTGGTAACGCCTGATGAATTCGTTGTTTTTAAACCTACGCTTCAAGCAGGTTACTCGGCCATAATAGAGAAGAAACTAGGAAGGAAAGACAGGAAGATGGTGTACGGTACAGGTGGGGAGAGGACAAAAGTAGTCAACGTCCCCTTAGCAGAACAAAAACAGTTCGCGCTAAGTGATGATGAAATACTAAAGCTTGCCAGATGGGCTATCCTTATAGAGGAACACTATTCAAAGAAGAACGGAAGATGGACACCAATGGACATAGAGTGGGCTAAGGATGGTATCCTCAACGAGCTCTTCATTGTACAGGCAAGGCCAGAGACAGTCCATTCAAGGAGAGAAGAGAGTAAGCTCAAAGTTTACAAGTTCAAGCAACCTCTTGAGGAAAGAGAAAACAAAAGGTTGGTGTATGGTATAGCAGTGGGAGATAAGATAGCAACGGGCAGGGTTAGGGTGATCTACGATATAAAGGATGCTGGGCAGTTCCAAGAAGGAGAAATCCTGGTTACAGACATAACAGACCCCGATTGGGAGCCTATAATGAAAAAGGCCTCCGCCATAGTCACCAACAGAGGTGGTAGAACAGCACACGCCGCTATAGTGGCTAGAGAGCTAGGTATCCCAGCAATCGTAGGTACACATAAGGCCACAGAGATACTCAAAACTGGCATGGAAGTCACTGTCTCCTGCGCAGAAGGAGAAATAGGCTATGTCTACGAAGGTTATATACCCTTTGAAGTGGAAGAAATAGACCTGAAGGATCTTAAGAAGCCAAAGACTAAGATAATGATGAACGTAGGAAACCCTGAGTCTGCTTTTAGGTATTCGTCCCTTCCAAACGACGGAGTAGGACTTGCGAGAGAAGAGTTCATCATCGCCAACTACATAAAGATCCACCCCCTCACGCTGATATACTTTGAAGAAATTAAGGAACTTTACAAGGAGCTAAGCCTTAGGGGTATTCTGGACGAGAGGGGAAACTGCCCTATGTCCGCCGTTTACACTTACGCTCCCGAGAGGTTGAAGAAAGTTCTGGCCAAGGGTAAAGACAAGAAAATGATAAACCTAAGGAGGATAGTAGAGGATACAGAAAACCTTACCATAGGCTACGATGATAAGAGCCAGTACTTTGTAAAGAAACTCTCGTACGGTATAGCCAAAATATCAGCAGCCTTTTATCCTAATCCCGTGATAGTAAGGTTCTCGGACTTTAAGTCCAACGAGTATAAAGGCCTTATAGGTGGTGAACTCTTTGAACCAGAGGAAGAAAACCCTATGCTAGGTTGGAGGGGTGCCTCTAGGTACTACTCGGAAGTCTACAAACCAGCCTTTGGACTCGAGTGCCAAGCCATACTCAGGGTCAGGAATAAAATGGGACTCACAAACACAAAAGTTATGGTACCGTTTTGTAGAACACCGGAGGAGGGGAGAAGGGTGCTTGAGGTAATGGAGGAGTTTGGTCTAAGGAGGGGTGACAACGGTCTTGAAGTGTACGTCATGGCCGAGCTCCCAAGCAACGTGGTGCTTGCGGATGAGTTTGCAGAAATCTTTGATGGCTTTTCCATAGGTTCTAACGACCTTACACAACTTACTCTTGGACTGGATAGGGACTCTGGTCTGGTGGCACACCTGTACGATGAACGTAACGAAGCAGTGAAGAGACTAATATCGTCTCTGATAAAGGTGGCGAAGGAGAAGGGTAAGAAGGTAGGCATATGCGGTCAAGGACCCTCCGACTTTCCAGACTTTGCCGCCTTCCTTGTAAAAGAAGGTATAGACAGCATATCTCTAAACCCTGACTCTGTACTAAAGACATTGCTGGTGGTGTTAGGGGTAGAAAAGGAGATGGAGGAGGTCAGAAGTGAAAGTGCAAATGCCTAA
- the pilM gene encoding type IV pilus biogenesis protein PilM: MKVQMPKISIPKLSLPILKKKAKVDLALQINHTVARLLSLDKNKKPTFEPVEIDWWNKSEYEKKHLLKDVVEKLGLKGKSVIASLDYKDVLLKVLKYPATMSMSDLKSAIDWSIKRELSASKEEMVYDYFLLDKFKETKQVMVLLVLARKSAVDDCIAMLKDASLDPKILDFELLALVNYGLYLNLPLPISILYIDYHYSVLVSLSQSNLSYSEINWGFAEYQEFEDEDHLERFLSEVRNLIVINDLSSVYLAGPVLMNSELLERFMENLPVLGLLDLEGIKPNFLIPYMLFIRGMEG, from the coding sequence GTGAAAGTGCAAATGCCTAAAATCAGCATACCAAAACTTTCGCTCCCTATCCTAAAGAAGAAGGCTAAAGTAGACCTTGCACTGCAGATAAACCATACAGTTGCAAGGCTTCTTTCGTTAGACAAAAACAAAAAACCTACCTTTGAACCTGTAGAAATAGACTGGTGGAACAAGAGTGAATACGAAAAAAAACATCTCCTTAAGGATGTAGTAGAAAAACTAGGGTTGAAAGGAAAAAGTGTGATAGCCAGTCTTGACTACAAGGATGTTCTTCTGAAGGTACTTAAATACCCAGCTACTATGAGTATGTCTGATCTGAAGAGTGCTATAGATTGGAGCATAAAAAGGGAGCTTTCTGCTTCAAAAGAAGAAATGGTTTATGATTACTTCCTTCTTGATAAGTTCAAGGAAACAAAACAAGTTATGGTTCTGCTGGTGCTGGCTAGAAAGTCAGCCGTAGACGATTGTATCGCAATGCTAAAAGACGCTTCATTAGATCCCAAGATACTAGATTTTGAACTCCTAGCCCTCGTCAACTATGGTCTATATCTAAACCTCCCCTTACCTATTTCTATACTTTACATAGATTATCACTACTCGGTACTCGTAAGTTTATCGCAAAGCAATCTGTCCTACTCAGAGATAAACTGGGGATTTGCAGAATATCAGGAATTCGAGGATGAAGACCATTTAGAAAGGTTCCTTTCGGAGGTAAGAAACCTAATAGTGATAAACGACCTGTCTAGTGTCTATCTGGCAGGTCCAGTGCTTATGAATTCCGAGCTACTAGAAAGATTCATGGAAAATCTTCCTGTACTGGGGCTTTTGGATCTGGAAGGTATTAAGCCTAACTTTCTTATACCATATATGTTATTCATAAGGGGGATGGAAGGATGA
- a CDS encoding pilus assembly protein, producing MKVFIRLILILFLFGSSFSYSKTILEMSFSNVKLSTVISALMKLAGKNYIFDPDASDILSKNVDVNIQSPVRLEDAINALLDQYGLIAAQKDKNLYLIGKSASLTINLKGMSEKDRKDLIDFVKSRTTPSAYITYDKILDNLYVKDYEKKIKELENALKEFYTKLQTRERVTEEEVPTTKVFYIDYAKLEDAKKLIQPILSKDAVVTESTVFNALIITDKPSKLREYERVLSKLSARTPEERKPVTKILYLKYITPDEFIKLIQPILSESGTILSGGALKTETQQTTTPQGQQVTQTTTQVVRQIPVIKEFNAIMLTDYPEVFEKIKSLYKDYVSETPPQVRIEARIVEVREEVVRQLGLGLSLNMSNVQVPSSWSGGVSANTPVYPPNFPEIGAPPSLLPTPGLSTVPGSLLVFRYAKGQINPLLLRLSAYEKLGQVKNLARPSVVTINGQTAIIKQGQEIPYQTALATGGSTTVSYSFKEVVLALEVTPIIAPDDRILLDIKIKQDTPQQTTIPGVPPAINKREASARAIVKDGDTIIIGGIIQQQDSKTNEGVPGLVRVPILKYLFGQENLNLQNTELLIFITPTIITQ from the coding sequence ATGAAGGTTTTTATTAGATTGATTCTGATACTTTTCCTATTCGGTAGTAGTTTTTCTTACTCCAAGACTATTCTTGAGATGAGTTTTAGCAATGTCAAGCTTTCTACGGTAATATCCGCCCTTATGAAGCTTGCAGGAAAGAATTACATCTTTGACCCTGATGCATCAGACATACTATCTAAGAACGTAGATGTGAACATCCAAAGCCCAGTAAGGTTAGAGGATGCCATAAACGCCTTGCTCGACCAGTATGGACTTATAGCCGCGCAAAAGGACAAAAATCTTTACCTTATAGGAAAGTCTGCAAGTCTTACCATCAACCTCAAGGGTATGTCTGAAAAAGACAGGAAGGACTTGATTGACTTTGTAAAAAGCAGGACCACGCCTTCCGCCTACATAACCTACGACAAAATCCTAGACAACCTCTACGTAAAAGACTACGAGAAGAAGATAAAAGAGCTTGAGAACGCTTTAAAGGAATTCTATACAAAGCTTCAGACACGGGAAAGAGTTACAGAGGAAGAGGTACCAACCACCAAAGTGTTCTACATAGATTATGCAAAGCTAGAGGATGCCAAAAAGCTTATACAGCCCATACTTTCAAAGGACGCAGTCGTTACAGAGTCAACGGTTTTCAACGCTCTTATAATAACAGACAAACCTTCAAAGTTAAGGGAGTACGAGAGGGTACTGAGCAAGCTTTCAGCTAGAACACCGGAAGAAAGAAAGCCCGTTACCAAAATACTTTACCTTAAGTACATAACGCCCGATGAGTTTATAAAGCTCATACAACCCATACTCTCCGAAAGCGGTACCATACTTTCTGGAGGTGCTCTAAAGACTGAAACTCAACAAACCACCACACCCCAAGGACAACAAGTCACACAAACGACAACACAGGTTGTCAGACAGATACCTGTCATCAAAGAGTTCAACGCTATAATGCTAACGGACTATCCAGAAGTATTTGAGAAGATAAAGAGCCTCTATAAAGATTATGTGAGTGAGACTCCGCCGCAGGTTAGGATAGAAGCAAGGATAGTAGAAGTTAGGGAAGAAGTCGTAAGGCAGCTAGGCTTGGGACTATCTCTGAACATGTCTAACGTGCAAGTACCGAGCTCATGGAGCGGGGGAGTATCTGCCAACACACCTGTGTATCCACCCAACTTTCCAGAGATAGGAGCTCCACCTTCTCTTTTGCCAACACCAGGTTTATCCACAGTACCCGGTAGTCTACTTGTATTTAGGTACGCCAAGGGACAGATAAACCCTCTTCTTCTAAGACTCTCTGCCTATGAAAAACTAGGTCAGGTTAAGAACCTTGCAAGGCCTAGCGTGGTTACCATAAACGGACAAACGGCTATCATAAAGCAGGGCCAAGAGATACCTTATCAGACTGCACTGGCTACAGGAGGTTCTACAACCGTAAGCTATAGCTTTAAAGAAGTAGTCCTGGCTCTAGAGGTAACCCCTATCATAGCTCCAGACGATAGGATACTGCTTGACATAAAGATCAAACAGGACACACCTCAGCAAACTACCATACCGGGGGTCCCACCAGCCATAAATAAGAGAGAGGCTTCTGCAAGAGCTATAGTCAAGGATGGGGATACCATAATCATAGGCGGCATAATACAGCAGCAGGATAGTAAAACAAATGAAGGCGTTCCTGGCCTTGTAAGGGTTCCCATACTCAAGTACCTGTTTGGGCAGGAGAACTTAAACCTTCAAAATACGGAACTACTCATATTCATAACACCGACCATAATAACGCAGTAG
- a CDS encoding PilW family protein codes for MKRGMTLVELLVIMVMMVILGAGVITAVRDLVRRSQPQITLAKQQQDVEAVVTMLTIDYSSAGFGVPVNQLLNAVQNIASLDTSRTPSCFLTATANLGVNSGCWGVVTVDNNGNPVFNVNSINSLVQNCPQNRNQYTGSCFDLLRNPVNNCLNCTNCVVFFGQVGQVCYSLGNSGDTRCAPGTRALRRVWTNQNQPVVDCVRSFGVRYMVRGPNGVQYVDQLPQNLSDLLGVRLCMILQVGERQSVQQPVPAYSPACQGVNILPVNNAEEYRWQVIERDIPLRNLQ; via the coding sequence ATGAAAAGGGGAATGACACTGGTGGAGCTTTTAGTAATCATGGTCATGATGGTAATACTAGGAGCCGGAGTTATCACGGCAGTAAGAGATCTAGTAAGAAGGTCTCAACCACAAATAACCTTGGCAAAGCAACAGCAGGACGTGGAAGCCGTAGTTACCATGCTGACCATAGATTACTCTTCGGCAGGGTTTGGAGTACCGGTAAATCAGCTTCTGAATGCAGTCCAAAACATTGCATCACTGGATACTTCTAGAACTCCTTCGTGTTTCCTTACAGCAACTGCAAACCTTGGTGTTAACTCTGGATGCTGGGGAGTAGTAACCGTAGATAACAACGGAAACCCTGTTTTCAATGTAAACTCCATAAACTCCCTTGTGCAGAATTGTCCTCAAAACAGAAATCAGTACACGGGATCGTGCTTTGACCTGCTTAGGAATCCAGTAAACAACTGTCTCAACTGTACAAACTGTGTTGTGTTCTTTGGTCAGGTAGGGCAAGTGTGTTACAGTCTTGGCAATTCTGGAGATACAAGATGTGCTCCAGGAACTAGAGCTTTGAGGCGAGTTTGGACGAATCAAAATCAACCGGTTGTAGATTGCGTGAGATCTTTCGGGGTCAGGTACATGGTAAGAGGTCCCAATGGTGTGCAGTATGTAGATCAGCTTCCTCAAAACTTAAGCGACCTTTTGGGTGTAAGGTTATGCATGATCCTGCAGGTTGGCGAGCGTCAAAGCGTGCAACAGCCTGTACCGGCATATTCGCCGGCTTGTCAAGGAGTTAACATTTTACCAGTAAACAACGCGGAGGAGTACAGATGGCAAGTCATAGAGAGGGATATACCGCTCAGAAACCTTCAGTAA
- a CDS encoding type IV pilus modification PilV family protein, with amino-acid sequence MMYKKGFTLIELLVAFLILTFIMIGFLRGVLTYIQFSLHTRLKDQASILLGQWTGYLNSLPYQTIQAITQNFNYPNGWNNVNCGVNTSFETADADADGIPDFYDPYNGNNNNFFNNQQNFAPWLFASPRNNPFLNSPPLQVQVGSRLVRVGITVAICRNQQNADVGRVFGVVAWYFSPIDNRYRSVNGIVVRAP; translated from the coding sequence ATGATGTATAAGAAAGGTTTTACACTCATAGAGCTGCTAGTAGCCTTCCTTATACTCACCTTTATCATGATAGGTTTCTTACGAGGAGTGCTCACGTACATACAGTTTTCCTTACATACCAGGCTAAAGGATCAGGCGAGCATCCTTTTGGGTCAGTGGACAGGATACTTAAACAGTCTTCCTTACCAAACCATACAAGCCATAACACAGAACTTTAACTATCCAAACGGTTGGAACAATGTAAACTGTGGTGTTAACACTAGTTTTGAAACTGCAGATGCGGATGCTGATGGAATACCTGACTTCTATGATCCATACAACGGGAATAACAATAACTTTTTCAACAATCAGCAGAACTTTGCTCCATGGCTTTTTGCAAGTCCGAGAAACAATCCCTTTCTGAACAGCCCACCGCTACAAGTGCAAGTGGGCAGTAGACTAGTCCGCGTTGGTATAACTGTCGCTATTTGTAGGAATCAACAGAACGCAGATGTAGGTAGAGTTTTCGGTGTAGTGGCTTGGTACTTTAGCCCTATTGATAACAGGTACAGATCTGTAAACGGTATAGTTGTGAGGGCACCATGA
- a CDS encoding prepilin-type N-terminal cleavage/methylation domain-containing protein: MDRKVRGMSMLELLVVITIIAVLGSIALIEFRNFILDRRLKSDTERLISMLETAKRYSLSGRNGTVWGVNVLNDRIQLFQDNNGNCTVDQGEVVQEVRLESGVQVQNPGIVIFDKKGIPRNAICGLGPIGFNLAAPAINSQRIVCVSSVGRIRYVLPPGQCGGE; encoded by the coding sequence GTGGATAGAAAAGTAAGGGGTATGTCCATGCTGGAGCTTCTCGTGGTGATAACCATAATAGCAGTTCTAGGCAGCATAGCTCTTATAGAGTTTAGGAACTTTATCTTAGACAGAAGACTAAAATCCGATACAGAAAGGCTCATAAGCATGTTAGAAACTGCAAAGAGGTACTCTCTGAGTGGGAGAAACGGTACCGTTTGGGGAGTAAACGTACTAAACGATAGAATACAACTCTTCCAGGACAACAATGGAAACTGTACAGTGGATCAAGGTGAGGTAGTTCAAGAAGTACGCTTGGAATCAGGTGTGCAGGTTCAAAACCCAGGTATTGTAATCTTCGACAAGAAAGGCATACCAAGGAATGCCATATGCGGCCTTGGACCCATAGGTTTTAACCTTGCTGCACCTGCGATAAACAGTCAGAGGATAGTCTGTGTGAGCAGCGTAGGCAGGATAAGGTACGTGCTACCACCTGGACAGTGTGGGGGAGAATGA
- a CDS encoding pilus assembly protein produces MKRLLLFALILFLTFLKPGDLKAQNMQDYCYVPPSVGNTAQPNVMLLIDVSGSMSWCAYNPGTYGHPGFYTGCCWDPKGCGNTYTGKEEGYFDPNKVYRWTDFCNTGSYRGGCWVETTGTPSPCPGGLNFTFIGPYYYLYVDKNKIYSGSCLNFLIMTRIDLVRWALTGGTLASCPTGVNVNNPPINRCDPESYGTPGDQTSCDSYGCVLKPYLAVDPYNPYLSYFSSIFGNFTVKVPWSRIYDALLFKLKNLSLKPRMGVMFFSDYGIRSNASVYIGDFVTSINDYDVQHPYKNTITHVNVEDPQGGTPTAPALWDTYNYFAQQKPVYGGLSPQSGQDDVYKNPMYQCFDTNNDGMCQGNEFQLVPCAKNFVILLTDGQWNVGGNPADVTCSIDTGFEQYSADPVVPAYWLHKKGFTNKITGIYSYVEAIYGIGLFLGGTGAQSLKNVAMYGSFDRSKQWPDSLSGYPNGECYVDDCSYYTGDFGKGSGCTSLPPSSPDWDANGDGVPDTFFAASNAAQIKDAIYNAILDILRRASSGSTVATLTGRANTSQLVIQPYFLPRYSQGTQTYSWLGFLRAFWVDVWANLREDTIVNKVLNLLSPLVDKVFQLVFNSNTQQTTAYLVSDVNSCTLDSTKAFKDLVPVMDAGCYLANTDPSSRNIYYNKNGTLTAFTTSEASYLQTVWATDSTTAQNIINYVRGQDISGYRSRTLNVGDFCSYTGITGIKTWKLGDIINSSPAVAGSDALNNYHFKYNDVSYAQYVYSSTYKNRPTIVAVGANDGMLHIFRVGSVVSTGDPNNPVALVNSPTDNNNNLVGQEVFAFIPQNALPYLKWYGDSNYCHIPTVDYRVLIFDAYIGGQWRTLLLGAMGFGGKAITTNTTYSSSIFVLDLTDWLNNNLSGTPKLLWERSLPDRTLTLSFPAVAKVGNNWYVLAGTGPSGLSSNGETYSSNTSIYVFNLADGSLYKQISIKVPGVSGLAVGDIAVVDINNDYSDEYAYFGVYGVKSSGGVYGALYRLDLSSWNLSQAFDFGNSPAPVFAAPTFTKDEYGNLWVFFGTGKYLTSADKVITYNNYLIGFKDPLTSTVRLTDLTDVTSYSSLTVSVISSTQMCVCDTSGCSNRTVVTDAYGTVPPTPSVGWYINLGNSEAIISQSAVFGGTLNSLSLVLPQDVCSFSGSSNLYSVFYKTGTPYPRPTVLSPNAVVNNQVQREISLGTGTPPLGNPFQITSSGGEQFQSYAQISTGVILRLQQQTAEGYGGRFLLWIEK; encoded by the coding sequence ATGAAAAGGCTCCTCCTTTTTGCCCTTATACTCTTTCTTACCTTCCTCAAGCCAGGAGATCTAAAGGCACAAAATATGCAAGATTACTGTTATGTTCCACCATCCGTGGGTAACACTGCCCAACCTAACGTGATGCTTCTCATAGACGTAAGCGGCTCCATGTCCTGGTGTGCTTATAATCCAGGTACGTATGGTCATCCAGGTTTTTATACAGGCTGTTGTTGGGATCCCAAGGGGTGTGGAAATACATACACGGGTAAAGAGGAAGGGTACTTTGACCCAAACAAGGTCTATAGATGGACAGATTTCTGTAACACGGGAAGCTATAGAGGCGGGTGTTGGGTAGAGACTACCGGAACCCCAAGTCCGTGTCCTGGAGGTTTAAATTTTACTTTTATTGGACCTTATTATTATCTTTATGTGGATAAAAATAAGATATATTCAGGATCTTGTCTTAACTTCCTCATCATGACTAGGATAGATCTGGTAAGGTGGGCTTTGACGGGTGGAACTCTGGCAAGCTGTCCTACGGGAGTTAATGTAAACAATCCTCCGATAAACAGATGCGATCCAGAATCGTATGGTACACCTGGAGATCAAACAAGTTGTGACTCTTACGGATGCGTTTTAAAACCTTATTTGGCAGTAGATCCCTATAATCCTTATCTTTCTTATTTTTCTAGTATTTTTGGAAACTTTACTGTAAAAGTTCCATGGAGTAGGATATACGACGCCCTACTCTTTAAACTAAAGAACCTTTCTCTCAAACCACGTATGGGAGTTATGTTTTTTAGTGATTATGGTATAAGATCCAACGCAAGCGTCTACATAGGTGATTTTGTTACAAGTATAAACGACTATGATGTTCAACACCCTTACAAAAACACCATAACTCACGTAAACGTTGAAGATCCACAGGGGGGGACACCAACAGCACCTGCCTTGTGGGATACTTACAACTACTTTGCTCAGCAAAAGCCTGTGTATGGTGGCCTTAGTCCACAATCCGGACAAGATGATGTCTATAAAAACCCTATGTACCAATGTTTTGATACGAATAATGATGGGATGTGTCAAGGAAACGAGTTTCAACTGGTGCCTTGCGCTAAAAACTTTGTTATCCTGCTTACAGACGGGCAGTGGAACGTAGGAGGAAATCCAGCAGATGTTACATGTTCCATAGATACAGGATTTGAACAGTACTCAGCAGACCCAGTAGTGCCCGCCTATTGGTTGCACAAGAAGGGTTTTACCAACAAAATAACAGGCATATACTCGTACGTAGAGGCTATATACGGTATAGGTCTCTTCTTGGGTGGAACGGGTGCTCAATCTTTAAAGAATGTAGCCATGTATGGATCCTTTGACAGATCAAAGCAATGGCCAGACAGTCTTTCTGGTTATCCAAATGGTGAGTGTTATGTGGACGACTGTTCTTATTATACTGGAGATTTTGGTAAGGGTAGCGGATGTACATCCTTACCGCCTTCTTCACCAGACTGGGATGCCAACGGAGATGGTGTACCTGACACCTTCTTTGCAGCTTCCAACGCTGCTCAGATAAAAGACGCCATATACAACGCCATACTGGACATTCTGCGTAGAGCATCCTCTGGTTCTACGGTAGCAACCCTTACGGGTAGAGCAAACACCTCCCAACTTGTAATTCAGCCATACTTTTTACCCCGGTACTCTCAGGGTACTCAAACCTACTCCTGGCTTGGCTTTCTAAGGGCTTTCTGGGTGGACGTGTGGGCTAACCTGAGGGAAGACACCATAGTCAACAAAGTTCTAAACCTATTGTCTCCTCTTGTGGACAAGGTGTTCCAACTTGTCTTTAACAGCAACACACAACAAACTACGGCATACCTTGTCAGCGATGTAAACTCCTGTACCCTTGACAGTACGAAGGCCTTCAAGGATCTAGTACCTGTCATGGACGCAGGATGCTACCTTGCCAACACTGATCCATCTTCGAGGAATATCTACTACAACAAGAACGGGACGTTGACAGCCTTTACCACGTCCGAGGCTTCCTACCTGCAGACAGTGTGGGCAACAGATTCTACCACTGCCCAGAACATAATAAACTACGTACGCGGTCAGGACATATCCGGTTACAGATCAAGAACGTTGAATGTTGGAGACTTCTGTTCATACACAGGTATAACCGGTATCAAGACATGGAAGCTTGGAGACATAATAAACTCCAGTCCTGCAGTTGCAGGATCTGATGCCCTTAACAACTATCACTTTAAGTACAACGATGTGTCTTACGCGCAGTATGTGTACTCTAGTACGTACAAAAACAGGCCAACCATAGTAGCGGTGGGTGCAAACGACGGTATGCTGCATATATTCAGGGTTGGTTCTGTAGTATCTACAGGTGATCCTAACAATCCAGTAGCTCTGGTAAACTCACCAACCGACAACAACAACAACCTCGTAGGCCAAGAAGTATTTGCCTTCATACCACAAAATGCCCTCCCCTATCTAAAGTGGTACGGAGATTCTAATTACTGCCACATACCTACCGTCGACTACAGGGTTTTGATTTTTGACGCTTACATAGGTGGCCAATGGAGGACGCTTCTCTTGGGGGCCATGGGCTTTGGTGGTAAAGCCATAACTACGAACACAACCTACAGTTCTTCCATATTTGTCCTTGACCTCACAGACTGGCTAAACAACAACCTTTCTGGAACTCCTAAACTTCTCTGGGAGAGGTCTCTTCCTGACAGAACTCTCACTCTTTCCTTCCCTGCAGTTGCCAAAGTAGGAAACAACTGGTACGTCCTTGCAGGAACGGGTCCAAGTGGACTGAGTTCTAATGGTGAAACTTACTCAAGCAATACATCCATCTACGTGTTTAACCTTGCAGATGGCAGCTTGTATAAGCAAATTTCTATAAAAGTACCCGGAGTCAGCGGCCTAGCTGTTGGAGATATAGCGGTCGTTGACATAAACAACGACTACTCGGATGAGTATGCCTACTTTGGTGTATACGGTGTTAAGTCTTCTGGTGGTGTTTACGGAGCCCTTTACAGGTTAGACCTTTCAAGTTGGAACTTGTCGCAGGCTTTTGACTTTGGAAACTCACCTGCACCAGTGTTTGCTGCACCTACCTTCACAAAGGATGAGTATGGAAACCTCTGGGTGTTCTTCGGGACCGGTAAGTACCTCACCAGCGCGGACAAGGTCATTACCTACAACAATTACCTCATAGGTTTCAAAGATCCTCTGACATCCACTGTAAGGTTAACGGATCTTACGGATGTAACCTCATACAGCAGCCTTACCGTAAGTGTTATATCCAGCACTCAGATGTGTGTATGCGATACTTCAGGTTGTAGCAACAGGACTGTAGTAACGGATGCTTACGGAACCGTGCCACCGACACCCTCTGTAGGATGGTACATAAACCTAGGCAATTCGGAGGCTATTATTTCTCAATCCGCTGTGTTTGGTGGTACACTTAACTCTCTCTCATTGGTCCTGCCTCAAGATGTATGTAGTTTCTCTGGTAGTTCGAACTTATACTCCGTATTCTACAAGACAGGCACTCCATACCCAAGGCCTACTGTCCTTTCTCCTAATGCAGTGGTAAACAATCAAGTACAGAGAGAGATAAGCTTAGGAACAGGAACACCACCTCTCGGAAATCCCTTCCAGATAACCTCAAGCGGTGGCGAACAGTTTCAAAGTTACGCTCAAATATCAACAGGAGTTATACTAAGGCTCCAACAACAGACGGCAGAAGGATACGGTGGGAGGTTCTTACTGTGGATAGAAAAGTAA